GGAGAAATAAGAAGCAGATTGCATGCCTTGAAGAATCTCATGTGGATGATGTTACCCAGGTTTGTGCTGTGTAATATGCGATTAAATTGAAACTTAAGCTTCGGGTTCCATGTATTTCATGAAGTGAAGCTTTAGCTAGTTACTATTTCTAATGGAGCATGCACTCATCTCTTATTCATTTAAAGTGTGTGATTGATGCTAGGTTCATTTTGTCCCTGATGAGCAAAGCAAGCTTATTTCTGCTTCAGCAGATGGGTTGATCTGCACATTCGATACCTCTGGAAATATCAATGATGATGATCATCTAGAATCAGTAAGCCTTAGACTCTATTACATTTTCCATGAGCTAATAATTCTTGCAACCATCTTGGCCTCTTTTGTGCTATGTTATTGGTCATCTTTGCTACGCAACATTTGTAACCATGTTTGTTTTGGTCTGTTTTCGTAGATTTCTTATCCTCTCATTACCTCTCTCCTGTTAAAGTTCTACTACTTATCTACGCTTTGCAATGATACATAAAGTTGTTTAATGTACCTTTTTCCTTTTCTGGTTTAACTTATATAGTTTCCTTTGAGTCCTCTCTATTGACTGTTGCAAGTTTCTCAACTAATACAAAATTAGTTTTTTGCTAACAAAAATGTAGGTGATTAATATGGGGACTTCAATCGCAAAGGTCGGGATATTTGGAGGGAGCAGTCCAAAGCTTTGGTGTTTGACGCATATTGAAACCCTAGGGTACAAATTATAATGGTTTTTATTTGATAGTTAGACTATTTCTGTcttcctttcaataatgcatATAATGGTGGTGTACTTTGTCTTGAATGCACTTTGGTTATGATTACTAAAGAAATGTAAATTCATAGAGAGAAGAAGTGGTACCTATGCACCTAATCTGGGATATGTGGACTTGCAAGTTGCAATTGTATGCTAACTAACTCTCTTGCTTCTACAATGTTTGATTCCAATAATTAACTCTTCTGCTTTGTAGTATATGGGACTGGAAAGATGGTAGAAATGAAGTTACCTTCTCGGATGCTCGAACTCTAGCTTCTGAAAGTTGGAATTTGGATCAGGTGAGTTCTCTTTGTTGGGATGTGCATATTTCACTCAACTAGAAGAGCATTATACTTGATAGTTGATCTGAACATGTAGGTCTATATAATAGCTTGTATAAGTACTGGCATCCCTCTCTCCTAATCTAGATTCTGGGTCAAGAGTGAGAGTTCTAATGTTAAGATGGAGATCCCCTCTCATGCGGAATTTTTCAAATGATTTCATCTCATGTAATCTCTGGTTTCATGTGAAAATTTCACCTGATTTTGGTCATGTGTAATATCACACCATTAATTTTTGTCCGCCAAATGTTATGTCTATTTCTTACAAATTACAATCTATGACTAATAATGAGATCACACATGACCAAGTCATTGAGAGGAACTATTCCCAATGATGGTTATATAACTTTTTCTTTCCCCCCTTCCTTGTGTAATGGCAGATAGACTATTTTGTTGATTGTCACTACTCAAGAGAAGCTGACAAATTATGGCTGATTGGTGGCACCAATGCTGGGACTTTGGGTTATTTTCCTGTAAATTACAGGGGTGTGGCAGCAATTGGACCTGCAGAAGCGATTCTTGAAGGTGGTCATACTGATGTTGTTAGGAGTGTGTTACCAATGTCAAGAAATCACAGTGGATTTGCTCCTAGTTCTTCTAACCAAGGTGTTTTTGGATGGACTG
This portion of the Arachis duranensis cultivar V14167 chromosome 6, aradu.V14167.gnm2.J7QH, whole genome shotgun sequence genome encodes:
- the LOC107492487 gene encoding WD repeat-containing protein GTS1; this encodes METSASMDVEEQPPSPTPNNLKRFGIKNSIQTNFGDDYVFQIVPKDDWSSMAVSLSTNTVKLYSPLAGQYFGECNGHSATINQILFSGASDPNVLSSCSSDGTIRAWDTRTFQQVSSINAGLSQQVFSFSYGGPGGNLIAAGCKSQILFWDWRNKKQIACLEESHVDDVTQVHFVPDEQSKLISASADGLICTFDTSGNINDDDHLESVINMGTSIAKVGIFGGSSPKLWCLTHIETLGIWDWKDGRNEVTFSDARTLASESWNLDQIDYFVDCHYSREADKLWLIGGTNAGTLGYFPVNYRGVAAIGPAEAILEGGHTDVVRSVLPMSRNHSGFAPSSSNQGVFGWTGGEDGRLCCWFSDDSPQINQSWISSSLVMKSDKTRKKNRHQPY